In Hymenobacter volaticus, a single window of DNA contains:
- a CDS encoding endonuclease/exonuclease/phosphatase family protein, with amino-acid sequence MLKRLFFAVLLLAISVKLPAQTLKVATYNIRYDNKQDTANAWKNRLPYMAKLIQFQDFDVFGTQEVLYNQLQDLTGQLPGYAHLGVGRDDGKQAGEFSAIFYKQDKFKLLQQGTFWLSPTSTVPSKGWDAALPRVCSWGQFQEKATGFTFYFFNTHFDHVGVEARKESAKLILAKIKQMAGTTPVILTGDFNIDQTNESYTILGTTSNLKDAYQTAKVVYAPNGTFNGFNPKAKTDARIDHIFLGPTFTVSRYGILTETYGAGKTPSDHYPVAIEVQYQVKKK; translated from the coding sequence ATGCTCAAACGGCTTTTTTTCGCTGTCTTGCTGCTGGCTATTTCAGTCAAGCTACCGGCCCAAACTCTGAAGGTGGCCACCTACAACATCCGCTACGATAACAAGCAAGACACGGCCAATGCCTGGAAAAACCGTTTGCCGTACATGGCCAAGCTGATCCAGTTTCAGGACTTCGACGTGTTCGGTACGCAGGAAGTGCTTTACAACCAGCTCCAAGACTTAACTGGCCAACTTCCCGGCTACGCCCATCTGGGCGTGGGCCGCGACGACGGTAAACAGGCCGGTGAGTTTTCTGCCATCTTCTACAAGCAAGACAAGTTCAAGCTGCTTCAGCAGGGCACCTTCTGGCTTTCGCCTACCAGCACAGTGCCCAGCAAAGGCTGGGACGCCGCCCTGCCGCGAGTTTGCTCTTGGGGCCAGTTTCAGGAAAAGGCCACCGGCTTCACGTTCTATTTCTTCAATACCCACTTCGACCACGTCGGCGTAGAGGCGCGCAAGGAAAGCGCCAAGCTGATCCTGGCCAAAATCAAGCAGATGGCCGGTACGACGCCAGTTATCCTGACCGGGGATTTCAACATCGACCAAACCAACGAAAGCTACACCATCCTGGGCACGACCAGCAACCTGAAAGATGCTTACCAAACGGCCAAGGTGGTGTATGCGCCCAACGGTACGTTTAATGGCTTCAACCCAAAAGCCAAAACCGACGCCCGCATCGACCACATCTTCCTCGGCCCAACCTTTACGGTCTCTCGCTACGGCATTCTGACCGAGACCTACGGCGCAGGCAAAACGCCTTCGGATCATTACCCGGTGGCCATCGAAGTGCAATACCAGGTTAAGAAGAAGTAG
- a CDS encoding alkaline phosphatase family protein, whose product MLALSLKDRASALPAGHMADGAFWLDTNTGDFISSTYYMPQLPAWVRDFNALKKADAYRQQTWTPLREPAAYLNSLPDSNRYERIFKGKTAATFPYPLAKLAPLNPPAYESMYTSPFGDNLLTDLVLAALQNTDLGRDEVPDLLAVSYSSPDAVGHTFGPLSKEENDLYLRLDLEIARLLQALDKTVGKGKYTVFLTADHGASEVTRYLADQQAPVGSYSQAALNQAANAYLVTQLGPGQWIEAERNHMYYLSRTLMKQQKAEPARVQQLLADFLREQPGIAQVNTTTQLLNASYTTYLEAKLQNGLYFPLFGDVRFELLPGWTGDIGVGASHGTGYAYDSHVPLLWYGLGIPTGVSYAPHVITDIAPTAAMLLNSKLPSACTGQPIVEVLSSGPPAKKARK is encoded by the coding sequence GTGCTGGCGCTGTCGCTCAAAGACCGGGCGTCGGCTTTGCCGGCCGGCCACATGGCCGACGGCGCGTTCTGGCTGGATACAAACACCGGCGACTTTATTTCCAGTACCTACTACATGCCCCAGCTCCCGGCCTGGGTGCGCGACTTCAACGCCCTGAAAAAAGCCGACGCCTACCGGCAGCAAACCTGGACGCCCCTGCGCGAACCGGCGGCTTACCTGAACAGCCTGCCCGACTCCAACCGCTACGAACGTATTTTCAAAGGCAAGACGGCCGCCACCTTCCCGTATCCGCTGGCGAAGCTAGCACCCCTCAATCCGCCCGCCTACGAGAGCATGTATACCTCGCCATTCGGCGATAATTTGCTGACTGACCTTGTTTTGGCCGCCTTGCAAAACACCGATCTGGGCCGCGACGAAGTACCCGATTTGCTGGCCGTCAGCTATTCAAGTCCCGACGCGGTAGGCCACACGTTCGGTCCACTTTCCAAGGAAGAAAACGACTTGTACCTGCGCCTCGACCTCGAAATTGCTCGGCTATTGCAAGCCTTGGATAAAACGGTGGGCAAAGGCAAGTACACCGTGTTTCTGACCGCCGACCACGGTGCCAGCGAAGTAACCCGCTACCTAGCCGACCAGCAGGCTCCCGTGGGTTCTTATTCGCAAGCAGCCCTCAACCAAGCGGCCAATGCCTATCTGGTAACCCAGCTTGGTCCTGGCCAGTGGATAGAAGCCGAGCGCAACCACATGTACTACCTTAGTCGGACCCTCATGAAGCAGCAGAAGGCGGAACCGGCCCGGGTGCAACAGCTGCTGGCTGACTTTCTGCGGGAGCAGCCCGGCATTGCCCAAGTCAATACCACCACCCAGCTGCTGAACGCCAGCTACACCACCTACCTCGAAGCCAAGCTGCAAAACGGCTTGTATTTTCCGCTCTTTGGTGACGTGCGCTTTGAACTGCTGCCTGGTTGGACCGGCGACATCGGGGTAGGGGCCAGCCACGGCACCGGCTACGCTTACGATAGCCACGTACCGCTGCTGTGGTATGGCCTAGGCATCCCTACGGGCGTTAGCTACGCGCCGCATGTCATCACCGATATTGCGCCCACTGCCGCCATGCTACTCAATAGCAAGTTGCCTAGCGCTTGTACCGGCCAGCCCATTGTGGAGGTGTTGAGCAGCGGACCACCCGCTAAAAAGGCGCGCAAGTAA
- a CDS encoding RagB/SusD family nutrient uptake outer membrane protein, translating into MKYYIGWLLCLSVALMGCEKLDQEPQATVTGDAVFGSERGMELYATSFYDVLPTANDLHRGDAMSDYLARTQVPDLLVTGVFNARQSSGWDWRPLRNINFFIANAKNPAVPLAVRNNYVGLARFFRAWFYFDKVRRFGDVPWISKPLDMADPALYNARDPRTLVMDSVLADLNFACANITTTPDNSRSLITKQVAFAFKSRVCLFEGTFRKYHTSYNLGSSANTWLTEAASAANSVMTNGGFSLNTAGGTDLAYRQLFISQAPVASEIILAAVADPALSVFNDANWYWTSATYGVRGSLIRTFVNTYLNQDGTPFTSKPGYETMPFAQEVKNRDKRLQQTIRMGSYKRLNGGTPEPAPPVFSYTYTGYQPIKWTVDDTYPDGGTRNTNSIPTIRYAEVLLNYAEAKAELGTLTDADWARTIGALRQRAGITGGLTAKPTVADAYLQTKYFPGITDPTLLEVRRERGVELALEGFRFYDIVRWHRGELMDMPWNGFYVPALNQPLDLNEDGILDVAFYTTLPATRTPGVTYVNVAPTTGSGPNPQRLSNGNTGEITWLNNITRKWEEKYYLYPIPEADRLLNPKLGQNPGWN; encoded by the coding sequence ATGAAGTACTACATTGGTTGGCTCTTATGCTTGAGTGTCGCGCTGATGGGCTGCGAAAAGCTGGACCAGGAACCGCAAGCCACGGTCACGGGCGACGCCGTATTTGGGAGTGAGCGGGGCATGGAACTGTATGCCACTTCGTTCTACGACGTACTGCCCACGGCCAACGACCTTCACCGCGGCGACGCCATGTCGGATTACCTGGCCCGCACGCAAGTGCCCGATCTGCTAGTTACGGGCGTGTTCAATGCCCGGCAAAGCAGCGGCTGGGACTGGCGGCCCCTACGCAACATCAACTTTTTCATTGCCAACGCCAAGAACCCCGCCGTGCCGCTGGCTGTCCGCAACAACTACGTGGGGCTGGCCCGGTTTTTCCGCGCTTGGTTTTACTTCGATAAAGTGCGGCGTTTCGGGGATGTGCCTTGGATCAGCAAGCCGCTCGACATGGCCGATCCGGCCCTTTACAACGCCCGCGACCCGCGCACCCTGGTCATGGATTCGGTGCTGGCCGACTTGAACTTTGCTTGCGCCAACATCACTACCACGCCTGACAACAGCCGCAGCTTGATCACCAAGCAAGTGGCCTTCGCTTTCAAGTCGCGGGTGTGCTTGTTTGAGGGCACGTTCCGTAAGTATCATACAAGCTACAACTTGGGCAGCAGTGCCAACACCTGGTTAACGGAAGCAGCTTCGGCAGCCAACAGCGTCATGACCAACGGGGGGTTCAGCCTCAACACGGCGGGCGGAACCGATTTGGCGTATCGGCAGCTGTTCATCAGCCAGGCACCGGTAGCCAGCGAAATTATTCTGGCGGCCGTGGCCGACCCGGCCCTGAGTGTGTTCAACGACGCGAACTGGTACTGGACCAGCGCCACCTACGGCGTGCGTGGTAGCTTGATCCGCACCTTCGTGAATACTTACCTCAACCAGGACGGCACGCCTTTCACCAGCAAGCCGGGCTACGAAACGATGCCGTTTGCGCAAGAAGTGAAAAACCGCGACAAACGCTTGCAGCAAACTATTCGGATGGGCAGCTACAAGCGCTTAAACGGCGGCACGCCCGAGCCCGCGCCGCCCGTGTTTTCCTACACCTACACCGGCTATCAGCCCATCAAGTGGACCGTGGACGACACGTACCCTGACGGCGGCACGCGCAATACCAATTCTATCCCCACCATCCGCTACGCCGAGGTGCTGCTCAATTACGCCGAAGCCAAAGCCGAACTCGGCACCCTGACCGACGCGGATTGGGCCCGTACGATAGGGGCGCTGCGGCAGCGCGCCGGCATCACGGGCGGCCTGACCGCCAAGCCCACCGTGGCGGATGCTTACCTGCAAACCAAATACTTTCCGGGCATCACCGACCCTACACTGCTGGAAGTGCGCCGCGAGCGAGGCGTAGAGCTGGCCCTGGAAGGCTTCCGCTTCTACGACATTGTGCGCTGGCACCGGGGCGAACTGATGGACATGCCTTGGAATGGGTTCTATGTACCCGCCCTCAACCAGCCGCTGGATTTAAATGAAGATGGCATTTTGGATGTTGCCTTCTACACCACACTGCCGGCCACGCGCACCCCGGGTGTAACCTACGTGAACGTGGCGCCTACTACCGGCAGCGGCCCCAACCCCCAGCGGCTCAGCAACGGCAACACCGGTGAAATAACTTGGCTCAACAACATTACCCGCAAGTGGGAAGAAAAGTACTACTTGTACCCAATTCCGGAGGCCGACCGTCTGCTCAACCCCAAGCTGGGCCAGAATCCGGGCTGGAATTAG
- a CDS encoding SusC/RagA family TonB-linked outer membrane protein, whose amino-acid sequence MKKCYSTPLLWLQFNRLRSCKLVLPLLLAPAVALAQQTVKGTVTDEKNAALPGVMVRVKDGSTVATSDTDGSYSIKTSGPADILVFSFVGTVSKEVVVGTQTSLNVTLLPDAQKLKDVVVIGYGTASRQDITGSVTSIKAEEFNPGVLTTPAELLQGKVAGLNITKSGDPNQRPSVVLRGPSTIRTVNGGVTEPFYVIDGVPGASIDLLAPDDIATIDVLKDASSTAIYGTRAANGVIIITTKRAKAGQSRLTYSAYGAVAKVSKKIDVLSGDELRQYLADNNTRPLATPTDDDGSNTNWQDLIERTSYSTNHNLSFTGSATATDYGASVNYLKNNGVLINTSLKRLIYRGFINQRFFNNRLKLGINIINSSTTQNDIPQGSTLQGMLFYLPTVSPFNPDGTYKENFTRTGSGPLNPLSLANNNRYVTKDNKTLVNGLVQVDVLTGLKLTLSGSTQRAQTNLSSYLNSQSGLAVNLGGVARRAEYVNTNDVLEAYANYDRAFGQHSLQLLAGYSYQQDRTNDGFGITTQNFANDALGSNNLYLSNPSSLAQLSFDNNPISTLRLASQYARVQYQYADRYLAQVSLRRDGSSVFGVNNRYGYFPTAALGWRLINENFMRNQQLFSDLKLRAGYGVSGNSQGFDAFSAILIYGTPPGSSKYLNNGVIANVVNAVRNENPDLKWESTATTNVGLDFGLFQNRFTGSVDYYVKKTSDLIDDVLPVSSTEFQYTTYTANVGRMTNRGIEVALSVVPVQTTAFTWRSSLNFSHNKNNIDNLSTDRFTIPYIQTAQLGGKGQSGNYSQIVQPGSPLGTFKLWHYLGKNEQGVSTYQKADGSVTATQPLTTDMREVGSAQPKLIYGWANTFNYKGFDLNFLVRGVQGNKILNATLAGLNNPADARLQNIPRFTQGEAFTDINAYLISDRFLESGSYLRLDNATLGYTLRPHTQYVQALRLYVSTNNLFIITKYRGIDPEINIGGLTPGIDNNNFYPKTRTFTLGLSASF is encoded by the coding sequence ATGAAAAAGTGCTACTCCACGCCCTTGCTGTGGTTGCAATTCAACCGTCTTCGATCTTGCAAACTGGTGCTGCCACTGCTATTGGCCCCGGCTGTAGCGCTGGCCCAACAGACCGTAAAAGGCACCGTAACCGACGAGAAAAACGCGGCGCTGCCCGGCGTCATGGTCCGCGTCAAGGATGGCAGCACGGTGGCAACCAGTGATACCGACGGCTCCTACAGCATCAAGACCAGCGGGCCCGCCGATATTCTGGTGTTCTCGTTTGTGGGGACGGTGAGCAAGGAAGTGGTGGTCGGAACCCAGACCAGCCTGAACGTAACGCTACTGCCCGATGCCCAAAAGCTGAAGGACGTAGTAGTAATCGGCTACGGTACGGCCAGCCGCCAGGATATTACTGGCTCCGTAACGTCCATCAAAGCCGAGGAATTCAACCCGGGGGTGCTGACCACCCCCGCCGAGCTGCTGCAAGGCAAGGTGGCGGGCCTCAACATCACCAAAAGCGGCGACCCCAACCAGCGCCCGTCGGTGGTGCTGCGGGGGCCAAGTACCATCCGCACCGTGAACGGGGGCGTAACGGAGCCGTTCTACGTTATCGACGGGGTGCCGGGCGCGAGCATCGACCTGCTGGCCCCCGACGACATTGCCACCATCGACGTGCTCAAGGATGCCTCTTCCACGGCCATCTACGGCACGCGGGCAGCCAACGGCGTAATCATCATCACCACCAAGCGGGCCAAGGCGGGCCAGTCGCGCCTGACGTACAGCGCCTACGGGGCCGTAGCCAAGGTTTCCAAGAAAATCGACGTGCTCAGCGGCGACGAACTGCGCCAGTACCTAGCCGACAACAATACCCGGCCCCTGGCCACGCCCACCGACGACGACGGCTCGAACACCAACTGGCAGGACCTGATTGAGCGCACCAGTTACTCCACCAACCACAACCTGTCGTTTACCGGCTCGGCCACCGCTACGGATTACGGCGCGAGCGTGAACTACTTGAAAAACAACGGCGTGTTGATTAATACGTCGTTGAAGCGCCTTATCTACCGAGGGTTCATCAACCAGCGCTTTTTCAACAACCGCCTCAAGCTGGGCATCAACATCATCAACAGCAGCACCACTCAAAACGATATTCCGCAGGGAAGCACGCTGCAAGGCATGTTGTTTTATTTGCCCACGGTCAGTCCCTTTAATCCCGACGGCACTTACAAAGAAAACTTCACTCGCACCGGCAGTGGGCCGCTCAACCCGCTTTCGCTGGCCAACAACAACCGTTACGTCACCAAAGACAACAAAACGCTGGTTAATGGCTTGGTGCAAGTGGACGTGCTTACCGGCCTGAAGCTGACGCTGAGCGGTTCGACTCAGCGCGCCCAAACCAACTTAAGCAGCTACCTCAACAGCCAGTCGGGCTTGGCCGTGAACTTGGGTGGGGTAGCGCGCCGCGCCGAATACGTGAATACCAACGACGTGCTGGAGGCTTACGCCAACTACGACCGCGCGTTCGGACAACACAGCCTGCAACTGCTAGCCGGCTACTCTTACCAGCAGGACCGCACCAACGACGGCTTCGGCATCACGACCCAGAACTTTGCCAACGATGCGCTGGGCTCCAACAACCTGTATTTGTCTAATCCGTCGTCGCTAGCCCAGCTTTCCTTCGACAACAACCCGATTTCCACACTGCGGCTCGCCTCGCAGTATGCCCGGGTGCAGTACCAGTACGCTGACCGGTACCTGGCGCAAGTGTCGTTGCGGCGCGACGGCTCGTCGGTGTTCGGCGTCAACAACCGTTACGGCTACTTTCCGACGGCGGCCTTGGGCTGGCGCTTGATCAACGAGAACTTCATGCGCAACCAGCAGCTGTTCTCCGACCTCAAGCTGCGCGCCGGCTACGGCGTATCGGGCAACAGCCAGGGGTTCGATGCCTTCTCGGCCATCCTGATTTACGGCACGCCGCCGGGTAGCAGCAAATACCTTAACAACGGGGTTATTGCGAACGTGGTAAATGCCGTGCGCAACGAAAATCCCGATTTGAAATGGGAAAGCACCGCTACCACCAACGTCGGCCTGGATTTTGGCTTGTTCCAGAACCGCTTTACCGGCTCGGTTGATTATTACGTCAAGAAAACCAGCGACTTGATTGACGACGTGTTGCCGGTGTCATCCACCGAATTTCAGTACACCACCTACACGGCCAACGTGGGCCGCATGACTAATCGTGGCATTGAAGTAGCCCTGAGCGTGGTGCCGGTGCAAACCACGGCCTTCACTTGGCGTTCGTCGCTGAACTTCTCGCACAACAAGAACAACATCGACAACTTGTCGACCGACCGCTTCACGATTCCCTACATCCAAACGGCGCAGCTGGGCGGGAAGGGGCAGAGCGGCAACTACAGCCAGATTGTGCAGCCCGGTTCGCCGCTGGGCACGTTCAAGCTCTGGCACTACCTGGGCAAAAACGAGCAGGGGGTGAGCACCTACCAAAAGGCCGACGGCAGCGTGACGGCCACCCAGCCCCTCACCACCGACATGCGAGAGGTGGGCAGCGCCCAGCCCAAGCTGATTTACGGGTGGGCCAACACCTTCAACTACAAAGGCTTCGATTTGAACTTCTTGGTACGCGGAGTACAAGGCAACAAGATTCTGAACGCCACCCTGGCCGGCCTCAACAACCCGGCCGATGCGCGCCTGCAAAATATCCCGCGTTTTACGCAGGGCGAGGCTTTCACCGACATCAACGCCTATCTGATTTCCGACCGTTTCTTGGAAAGCGGCTCGTATCTGCGTCTCGACAACGCCACGCTCGGCTACACCCTGCGGCCCCACACGCAGTACGTGCAGGCTCTGCGCCTCTACGTGTCAACCAATAACCTGTTCATCATCACCAAGTACCGGGGCATCGACCCCGAAATCAACATTGGGGGCCTTACGCCGGGCATCGACAACAACAACTTCTACCCCAAGACCCGGACGTTCACGCTGGGGCTGTCGGCTTCTTTCTAA